The Tripterygium wilfordii isolate XIE 37 chromosome 17, ASM1340144v1, whole genome shotgun sequence genome has a window encoding:
- the LOC119982498 gene encoding cytosolic sulfotransferase 5-like, with protein MDSVESLKAKLDQLPQESFAGAFNLYEWEGFWYHQDLIKCGMAIQSKFEALEDDVILTTSMKTGTTWLKALVLCIMKSQSLKEGEEDPLEKANPQASLKSLEEIYFNPNPDISGISSPRLFHTHFPYRALPDSVKNSNCKIVYLVRNPKDTFVSMWDFLNRAKGPNRPGIPFEAAFESFCKGVHLYGPFFDHALEYWTESLNRPDKVLVLKYEDLKRDPKEQVKKLASFLGKPFAKEEDIDSVIWRCSIERLKNLEVNKTGVTDTVRKMPNSTFFRLGVVGDWKNHFTAEMSESLDQVKCKKLEGSGLDLDD; from the coding sequence ATGGATTCGGTTGAGTCGttgaaggctaaacttgatCAACTTCCCCAAGAATCGTTCGCTGGGGCTTTTAATCTCTATGAGTGGGAAGGATTTTGGTACCACCAAGATCTGATCAAATGTGGAATGGCAATCCAATCCAAGTTCGAAgcacttgaagatgatgttaTCTTGACAACCTCTATGAAAACCGGCACGACGTGGCTCAAGGCCTTGGTTCTGTGCATCATGAAGTCACAGAGCCTCAAAGAAGGAGAGGAGGACCCTTTGGAGAAGGCAAATCCTCAGGCTTCTTTGAAGAGTCTGGAGGAAATATATTTCAATCCAAATCCAGATATTTCAGGTATCTCGTCTCCTAGACTCTTTCATACTCATTTCCCTTACAGAGCTTTGCCAGATTCGGTAAAGAACTCAAACTGCAAGATAGTCTACCTAGTCCGAAATCCGAAAGACACGTTTGTGTCAATGTGGGACTTCCTCAACAGAGCAAAGGGACCCAACCGGCCTGGAATTCCTTTTGAGGCAGCATTTGAGAGTTTCTGTAAGGGAGTTCACCTGTATGGTCCATTCTTTGATCATGCCTTGGAGTACTGGACAGAGAGCTTGAATCGGCCAGACAAGGTACTTGTACTGAAGTACGAAGACCTGAAAAGAGATCCTAAAGAACAGGTGAAAAAGCTTGCTTCGTTCCTTGGAAAACCATTCGCCAAGGAAGAAGACATTGATAGCGTAATATGGAGGTGCAGCATAGAGAGGCTTAAGAACTTGGAGGTGAATAAGACTGGTGTTACCGATACTGTTCGAAAGATGCCCAATAGCACCTTTTTCAGGCTTGGTGTGGTTGGGGACTGGAAAAACCACTTCACTGCCGAGATGAGTGAGTCCCTTGATCAAGTTAAGTGCAAGAAACTGGAAGGATCTGGCCTTGATCTTGACGATTAA
- the LOC119982497 gene encoding probable dolichyl pyrophosphate Glc1Man9GlcNAc2 alpha-1,3-glucosyltransferase, with protein sequence MGGQKIQNPTKNFMSESLWFYGLASCLKLLLIPAYRSTDFEVHRHWLATTHSLPLSRWYLDETSPWTLDYPPFFAYFEYILSLFAHLLDHQIVDLHEGLNYASNTAIYFQRISVIFCDLVLLLGAYRLIRNLEPTKRHLIWVLVIWSPGLMIVDHIHFQYNGFLLGILLLSVSYLKEGKDLMGGFLFAVLLCFKHLFAVAAPVYFVYLLRHYCWGRRLVRNFGRLSVMGAVVLVVFAAAYGPFVYYGQMQQVIRRMFPFGRGLCHAYWAPNFWVFYIVLDKGLALLLRKLGFYIQAPAASFTGGLVGDLSPFVVLPKVTPLTTLTIVLLAISPCLFKLWRDPRPGMIPRCVSYAYTCGFLFGWHVHEKGSLHFVIPLAIVAGDSLKDARHYFMLSVVSCYSLFPLLFEPQEYPVKVLLLLLHAILMWLCFSAQFSGKADGKLEVPAKEHVDELEFKGSSDAHSDERGFGIGWIGKSYLLGILVVELWGQFLQPYLLGDKLPFLPLVMTSIYCALGMMYSWIWQLTRILNSP encoded by the exons ATGGGAGGCCAAAAGATTCAAAATCCCACCAAAAACTTCATGTCTGAGTCCCTCTGGTTCTATGGCCTAGCTTCATGCCTCAAACTCCTCCTGATTCCAGCATACCGGAGTACAGACTTCGAGGTCCATCGCCACTGGCTTGCTACAACtcactctcttcctctttcccGCTGGTACCTTGATGAGACTAGTCCGTGGACTCTTGATTACCCCCCTTTCTTTGCCTACTTTGAATACATTCTCTCCCTATTTGCACACCTCCTCGACCATCAAATAGTAGATCtccacgaaggcctcaactatgCTTCAAATACAGCAATTTATTTCCAAAGAATCAGTGTAATTTTTTGCGATCTGGTTCTTCTGCTTGGAGCTTAtcgtttgataagaaatttggAACCTACTAAGCGACACTTGATCTGGGTTTTGGTCATCTGGTCGCCAGGGTTAATGATTGTGGACCACATACATTTCCAGTATAATGGTTTTCTTTTGGGGATCTTGCTCTTGTCTGTGTCATATTTGAAGGAAGGGAAAGACTTGATGGGTGGTTTTCTGTTTGCGGTTCTATTGTGTTTTAAGCATTTGTTTGCCGTAGCTGCACCAGTTTATTTTGTGTACTTGTTGAGGCATTATTGTTGGGGTCGTAGGTTGGTGAGGAACTTTGGGCGGCTTTCAGTTATGGGGGCAGTGGTTTTGGTAGTTTTCGCTGCTGCTTATGGTCCATTTGTTTATTATGGACAG ATGCAACAAGTCATTCGCCGCATGTTTCCTTTTGGTAGAGGACTTTGCCATGCGTACTGGGCTCCAAATTTTTGGGTTTTCTATATTGTTTTGGATAAAGGTCTTGCATTATTGCTCAGGAAGTTAGGGTTTTATATCCAGGCGCCTGCAGCTTCATTCACTGGTGGGCTAGTAGGGGATTTGTCTCCTTTTGTGGTACTCCCTAAG GTCACCCCGTTGACAACACTCACTATAGTCCTGCTGGCCATTTCTCCCTGTCTTTTCAAGCTATGGAGAGATCCTCGTCCAGGAATGATTCCTAGATGTGTATCATATGCTTACACATGTGGCTTTTTATTTGGGTGGCATGTTCATGAAAAGGGATCTCTCCACTTTGTGATTCCACTTGCCATCGTTGCTGGTGATAGTTTGAAGGATGCAAGACATTATTTCATGCTATCAGTTG TGTCATGTTACTCCCTTTTCCCATTGCTGTTTGAACCTCAAGAATATCCAGTGAAGGTGCTTTTGCTGCTATTACATGCCATTCTAATGTGGTTATGCTTTTCTGCACAATTCAGTGGGAAAGCTGATGGTAAACTTGAAGTGCCAGCAAAAGAACATGTTGATGAATTGGAATTTAAGGGAAGTTCTGATGCTCACAGTGATGAAAGAGGGTTTGGTATTGGATGGATTGGAAAAAGTTATTTGCTTGGCATTTTGGTGGTTGAGTTATGGGGTCAGTTTTTGCAACCTTACCTTCTTGGTGATAAGCTTCCCTTCCTACCTCTCGTCATGACTTCCATATATTGTGCATTGGGGATGATGTACTCTTGGATTTGGCAGCTAACCAGGATCTTGAATAGCCCCTGA
- the LOC119982150 gene encoding 40S ribosomal protein S11-like, producing the protein MAEQTEKAFLKQPKVFLCSKKTGKGKRPGKGGNRFWKNIGLGFKTPREAIEGTYIDKKCPFAGTVSIRGRILAGTCHSAKMTRTIIVRRNYLHFVKKYQRYEKRHSNIPAHVSPCFRVKEGDHVIIGQCRPLSKTVRFNVLKVIPAGSGGSGKKAFAAI; encoded by the exons ATGGCGGAGCAG ACGGAGAAGGCTTTTTTGAAGCAGCCGAAGGTGTTTCTATG CTCGAAGAAAACTGGTAAAGGGAAAAGGCCCGGAAAGGGCGGGAACCGCTTCTGGAAGAACATTGGGCTTGGTTTTAAGACACCCAGAGAGGCAATTGAAG GTACATATATTGATAAGAAATGTCCGTTTGCTGGCACTGTATCCATCAGGGGTCGTATCCTGGCTGGCACTTGCCACAGTGCAAAAATGACGAGGACTATTATTGTTCGAAGGAACTATCTTCACTTTGTTAAGAAATACCAAAG ATATGAGAAGAGGCACTCAAATATTCCTGCTCATGTTTCCCCTTGCTTCCGTGTGAAGGAAGGTGACCATGTCATTATTGGCCAATGCAG GCCACTGTCGAAGACTGTGAGGTTCAACGTGTTGAAAGTGATTCCAGCAGGATCAGGTGGCAGTGGAAAAAAGGCTTTTGCAGCAATTTGA
- the LOC119982801 gene encoding FCS-Like Zinc finger 3-like, with translation MAYYSSAAAYLDHRNEPHFLESCFLCRKPLGCNADIFMYRGNTPFCSKECRQEQMEIDEAKEKSWKRSSASSSSSPGSIRKADPKNKTVRTGTVAVA, from the exons ATGGCTTATTACAGTTCTGCTGCTGCATATCTGGATCATCGCAACGAGCCTCACTTTCTCGAATCGTGTTTTCTCTGCCGGAAACCACTTGGATGCAACGCTGACATCTTCATGTACAG AGGGAATACGCCGTTTTGTAGTAAAGAGTGTAGACAAGAGCAGATGGAGATCGATGAGGCCAAGGAGAAGAGCTGGAAACGAtcctctgcttcttcttcttcttctcctggATCCATCAGAAAGGCAGATCCGAAGAACAAAACTGTACGGACGGGGACAGTTGCAGTCgcttaa
- the LOC119981751 gene encoding pentatricopeptide repeat-containing protein At1g09900-like has translation MSTKVRFLRKSLKVHYSLFFFNHNFPKTLYPSVVHLYSCYSYISYSSSNASSTTICYLDQFSPFSNLISNSNSLAYVNSNERRKIVVGLSKIIKQKQGYILKAFSQKFCPHLLVKIMKLLETRETALAFFKFVFQEDSEATLRSCCVAAHILAAEDLRLWAQDVVSRVFGRIGAVRSRGLVKFMWGNHHEYESDFSVLDTLMRVFLNVEMGCEALEIVHWMRKVGAKPSLSAIGILFKFLLRVGDYGSVWKLFRSMVREGPRPSNRTFNMMILGFCQESYVQIAESLLHVMWKYWCEPDVVAYNILINAYCSRGLTSDALKWMQLMIERDCKPSAITFNTIINALCNEGNLFEARKIFDDTQDMGISPNVIMYNTLMNGYVKARDIDQANMLYEKMMNRGIAPDGVTFNILVAGHYKYGREEDGDRLLRDLSVSSLIPDHSLYDISVSGLCWAGRLDEAVKLLEDMLEKGIPLSVIAFNSIIAAYSREGLEENASEVYKIMVNFCLTPSSSSCSSLLMGLCKMGRLQEAWELLQKMLEKGLPIGKVAFTLLFDGYFKLGDIVGAQNLWNEMLGRGLYPDGVAFSAFIDGLCKTGQVDEAYDVFLEMSRIGFVPNNFAYNSLIAGFCNSGRLHEALKLQKEMRKNGLLPDVFTVNIIINGFCRQGRMRSAVDAFIEMHRAGLSADIVTYNTLIGGYCKAFDMDSAEEFVKKMYTSGWDPDITTYNIRIHGFCSSRKMNRAVMMLDELISAGIVPNTATYNTMMNGVCSDILERAMIIAAKLIKMAFVPNVITANVLLSQYCKQGMPERALMWGQKLREVFFVFDEVTYKILDRAYYDLQESADLSEETSEKSLFLDFLMYITYEYLCRNTVHTEASHGHLKLIENVCLGS, from the coding sequence ATGTCCACTAAGGTGCGCTTTCTGCGCAAATCGCTCAAGGTACACTACTCCTTGTTTTTCTTCAATCACAATTTCCCTAAAACCCTATACCCTAGTGTCGTGCACTTGTATTCCTGTTATTCATACATTTCGTATTCTTCTTCCAACGCTAGTTCTACAACTATTTGTTACCTTGATCAATTCTCGCCATTTAGTAATTtgatttcaaattcaaattctttGGCCTATGTGAATTCAAACGAACGCCGTAAAATCGTTGTTGGATTGTCAAAgataatcaaacaaaaacaaggTTACATATTGAAGGCTTTCTCTCAGAAATTTTGTCCCCACTTATTGGTAAAGATCATGAAACTATTAGAAACCCGAGAAACAGCACTTGCTTTCTTCAAATTTGTTTTTCAGGAAGATTCTGAGGCTACACTTAGGTCCTGTTGTGTTGCTGCGCATATTTTAGCGGCAGAGGATCTTCGGCTATGGGCTCAAGATGTGGTTTCACGGGTTTTTGGTAGAATAGGGGCTGTTAGGAGTAGAGGTTTGGTGAAGTTTATGTGGGGGAATCATCACGAGTATGAGTCAGATTTTTCTGTTCTGGATACGCTTATGAGGGTTTTTTTGAATGTGGAAATGGGTTGTGAAGCGTTGGAGATTGTGCATTGGATGAGGAAGGTAGGTGCAAAACCGAGTTTGTCTGCTATTGGCattctttttaaatttcttcTCAGGGTTGGTGATTATGGTAGTGTGTGGAAGTTGTTTAGGAGTATGGTTCGTGAAGGCCCAAGACCATCCAATCGTACGTTTAATATGATGATTCTTGGGTTTTGCCAAGAAAGCTATGTCCAAATAGCAGAAAGTCTGTTACATGTCATGTGGAAATATTGGTGTGAACCTGATGTTGTTGCTTATAACATTTTGATTAATGCGTATTGTTCACGAGGCTTGACTTCTGATGCACTCAAATGGATGCAACTTATGATTGAAAGAGACTGTAAACCGAGTGCTATAACGTTTAATACAATTATAAATGCACTCTGCAATGAGGGGAATCTTTTTGAAGCAAGGAAAATTTTTGATGACACCCAAGATATGGGTATTTCTCCAAATGTTATAATGTATAATACCTTGATGAATGGATATGTCAAAGCCAGGGACATTGATCAGGCAAACATGCTTTATGAAAAAATGATGAACAGGGGTATAGCTCCTGATGGTGTAACATTTAATATTTTGGTTGCTGGGCATTACAAGTATGGGAGAGAAGAAGATGGTGATAGATTATTGAGGGATTTATCAGTGTCGAGTTTGATTCCAGATCATTCACTATATGATATTTCAGTTTCAGGGTTGTGTTGGGCAGGTCGGTTGGATGAGGCCGTGAAACTGTTGGAGGATATGCTTGAGAAAGGTATTCCTTTGAGTGTGATTGCTTTTAACTCAATCATTGCAGCTTATAGCCGAGAAGGGTTGGAAGAGAATGCATCTGAGGTATATAAAATTATGGTTAACTTTTGTCTAACTCCCTCATCTTCCTCATGTAGTTCTTTGCTTATGGGCTTGTGCAAAATGGGTAGACTGCAAGAAGCCTGGGAGCTTTTGCAGAAGATGTTGGAAAAGGGTCTTCCAATTGGCAAAGTGGCCTTTACATTGCTTTTTGATGGATACTTCAAGCTAGGGGATATTGTGGGGGCTCAAAATCTGTGGAATGAGATGCTAGGCAGGGGATTATATCCAGACGGTGTTGCTTTTTCAGCCTTTATTGATGGGCTTTGCAAAACAGGTCAGGTGGACGAGGCTTATGATGTATTTTTAGAGATGTCAAGGATAGGTTTTGTGCCAAATAATTTTGCATATAACTCTCTGATTGCTGGGTTTTGTAACAGTGGGAGGCTGCATGAAGCGTTGAAGTTACAGAAAGAAATGAGGAAAAATGGTCTCCTACCCGATGTGTTTACtgttaatattattataaatggTTTTTGTAGACAGGGAAGAATGAGGTCTGCAGTTGATGCATTTATAGAGATGCATCGTGCTGGCCTGTCAGCTGATATTGTCACGTATAACACACTGATAGGTGGATACTGTAAGGCATTTGATATGGACAGTGCAGAGgaatttgtgaagaaaatgtATACCAGTGGATGGGACCCAGATATCACAACCTATAATATACGCATCCATGGTTTCTGCAGTAGTCGAAAAATGAATCGAGCAGTAATGATGCTAGATGAGCTTATCTCAGCAGGCATTGTTCCAAACACTGCGACATACAACACTATGATGAATGGTGTTTGCAGTGACATATTGGAACGTGCTATGATTATAGCGGCAAAATTGATAAAGATGGCATTTGTTCCAAATGTCATCACAGCTAATGTGCTATTGTCTCAATATTGCAAGCAGGGAATGCCTGAGAGAGCTTTGATGTGGGGTCAGAAATTGAGAgaggttttctttgtttttgatgaGGTAACCTATAAAATATTGGACAGGGCATACTATGATTTGCAAGAAAGTGCTGATCTAAGTGAAGAAACATCTGAGAAGAGCTTGTTTCTAGATTTCCTCATGTACATTACTTATGAATACTTGTGCAGAAATACAGTGCATACAGAGGCTAGTCATGGACATCTTAAGCTAATTGAAAATGTTTGTCTCGGCTCTTGA